The sequence below is a genomic window from Brooklawnia cerclae.
ATCCGGATACAGACTAACTAGTTGATTCCATAGGTCTTGGGCAACCTCTAGTTCAGATCTCTTCATTGAATCCGCGAACGTTCCGTAGGAGGGCAGTCGTAGACCTGGGTACCCGGCTTCGTTTAGGCACGGAATGAAGTTGTTCTCGAGATGGTCATAAACCTGCTTGATCTCATCGCCTTCGGGCGGACGTCGGATATCTTGTCGTACTGGGTACTGTGCAAAGCACTGATATTCTGCAAGATGATCCAACTCAGCTTGCCTGTCGTTGGGGGATGTGATTTGGTAGCCATCCTCGGTGGCCGTGACGCTGGTTCCCAGCGCGCGAATGCAGGGCACTCTGATGTTGGGAACATCTTCCGGATTTATCCATGTAATAACCTCAAAGTCCGGAGGATCAACAATTCCGTAGCCTTTTGCAAACGCAGCCTTTGATTGCTCAAGCAGCTCCCAATCCTGCGTGGACGGGGTGTACTCACTTATGCGTGGAAGCGGCTCGGAAGGTATAGGCATAGCTGAAGAACAAGCAGTCAGCGTCAGCACTGCGATGAGTTCGGCTGCAAAGCTAATGCGCTTACCAAAATTCATTCAGAGCCCTACGATTCTGAGGACGGTGAGTGGATGCCAGATCACAACTGTTGGAATGAGATTCGCCGATGCGGCTTGGCGAGGGAGCTTGGCCTCACCAGGCCGCATTTGGCGTGTCAATATCTCAGGCTCTCGCTGGCGCTCCCGTGCAACTTTGGCTGGTGCCCGTGACCCATCCATCTGTTGCGGTGTTGAGGAATGCGACTCGCCAGAACGGCGTGACCCAGGTTCTTACGCCATATCCGCTGTAATACTGGGACGCGTAGCCGTTCGTCGCGAGATCCTTGGCGGAGATGGTTTGGAAGGACGCGAGTGTCACTCCGGACGTTGCGACGACCAGTTGATTGCTGTTGAGGCAGGAGAAGTTCTCGGCGTACCGAACATTTGTATCCGCGTGTGCAGGTGCAATGCTTAATGACGCAATGACGGTGCCAGCGCTCAAGGAGATAAGTAGTGTGCGCAGTTTTGACATCAGAAACCTCGATTCGACGGTGAACAAGGAATAGCCTTAACTGACTTGCTAAAGGATGACCGTAAGCCGCCTAGCCACGACCAGCTATTATGAAGAGGGTGAACTGGCTCCTACCGGCGAAGCTACCGGAGTCCGTTGAGGTTGTCAATCCTTCGCGCCAGTTTTCTTGGTAGCAAACTCTTGAGGGAAGCCTCACTTTGTAGCGGCCGCTACTCACGGACGGCCGAGTAGCGTCGACTTTCGCGGACGCTGACAGGGGAACGCGCGACACACTCGTGCATGACGGCTGCTTTTCGAACAAGATGTGAGTCGGCTCGCGTCGCGCTCCGCGAGCTTGGTTGTGGTGCTCTTCGTAGTCGACATCCGTCCGTGGCGCCTCGTCATGAGGGGCGGCAGGCCTCCGGCCTGAGCGTCCTCACCGGACAGGGTCGAGCATCGCGCGCGCCTCGATCACGACCTCGGCTGCGACCGCGTCCAACAGGGGGGACCGTAGGTTCCACCGCTGCCAGTAGAGGGGCACGGTGATCGCGGGCCCGCCCAGGGGCACGAGTTCTCCGGTGGAGAACGCCTCGCGCGACTGGAAGGGCGGCAGCATCCCCCACCCTATTCCGAGCCGCACAGCGGTCGCGAAGTCGTTCGTGGCGGGCACGAAGGTGCGGGGTGGAGCGAGCGGGTCGGCATGCTTCGCCCGTAGCCAGCGGGACTGCAGGTCGTCGTGCCGGTCGTAGTCGACGACCGGTGCCCGCGCGAGTGACTCGGCGCTCACCCCGTCGGGGAACCACTGGTTCTTGAACTCCGGTGTCGCCGCCGCGGCGTACCGCATCAGGCCGAGCGGGGTGACCGTGCGTCCGGCTACGGGCGATCCCTGCGATGTGACGGCCGCCATCACCGTGCCGTCTGCGAGCAGGTCGGCGGTGAAGTCCTGGTCGTCGCGGTACAGCTCGAATGTGACGGGGTGCTCGCGTGAGACGCGCGCGAGCGGGGCGAGGAACCAGGTGCCGAGCGAGTCGGCGTTGACGGCTATGGCGATCCTGGCGGGCGAGCCGCCGACGCCGGCGTCCGCACCGAGGGCGAGCAGCGTCTCGTGTTCGAGTAGCGCGGTCTGACGGGCAAGCCGCACGAGCGCCGCGCCGGCCTCGGTCGGCTGCACCGGTTTGGTCCGCACCAACAGCAGCCTTCCGAGTTGGTCCTCGGCACGGCGTATGCGCTGGCTCACTGCCGACGGTGTGAGGTGCAGGCTTGCCGCTGCGGCTTCGAAGGTGCCCTCGTCGATGACGGCCGCGACTGTCTCCACGAGTTCGAACGGAATCCTCATGATAAGCAACGCTAATGTAGATGAAGAATCTTGAACTGGATTGTTGATATTCGGACGCGTAGCGTCGCCCCATGCTCACCGCTCTGTTCTCCGGTCTCGGTCTCGGCCTGTCGCTCATCGTCGCCATCGGCGCGCAGAATGCGTTCGTCCTGCGCCAGGGCATTCGCCGAGAGCACGTCGGTGCGGTT
It includes:
- a CDS encoding LysR family transcriptional regulator ArgP, coding for MRIPFELVETVAAVIDEGTFEAAAASLHLTPSAVSQRIRRAEDQLGRLLLVRTKPVQPTEAGAALVRLARQTALLEHETLLALGADAGVGGSPARIAIAVNADSLGTWFLAPLARVSREHPVTFELYRDDQDFTADLLADGTVMAAVTSQGSPVAGRTVTPLGLMRYAAAATPEFKNQWFPDGVSAESLARAPVVDYDRHDDLQSRWLRAKHADPLAPPRTFVPATNDFATAVRLGIGWGMLPPFQSREAFSTGELVPLGGPAITVPLYWQRWNLRSPLLDAVAAEVVIEARAMLDPVR